One genomic segment of Sorex araneus isolate mSorAra2 chromosome X, mSorAra2.pri, whole genome shotgun sequence includes these proteins:
- the LOC101559040 gene encoding melanoma-associated antigen 8-like — MQQQLIYDCSQQPPGPQLSSAPFSWGSAISSRAGEEAIAGDHEGLLSYQRGPAEAGGELTRPGVLRDWFGGRSAQEDRACESKSTTFEDPVSSTHLFPVNRVIMPGCQINDLMKPEEEHQAQRDEPVLELGQPNWSDEEDSSSSSSSCSFSLCSSWSSSDFLSSSSSYLSLSYSSLSSSSLPDVEVTEEEVSGELIVPPNIPSPVPSPCSGDSTAEMQAQGESSSHAGEGPSSVQGAEVSEPCGLEVLYGKVAEMVGLLLLKYISQELLSEADMLSVVCPDEPELLPVLFPQARECLELTFGIEVVELDPQQHTYVLVTSLDFRHAKATCPDSGMLQSCLLLFVLGVISREGDWASEEAILNALSRLGLQAGEQHAIFGDPRELLSNVWVQEQYLECRQVLGSDPPRSVFLWGPSAHAATLKVKVLEFWLSAKSRAQDSFHLLDETEKEEPAELGLQNIEKAGRD, encoded by the exons ATGCAGCAACAGCTCATCTACGATTGCAGCCAGCAG CCACCGGGGCCGCAGCTCTCGTCCGCCCCTTTTTCCTGGGGCTCAGCCATTTCGtcaagggctggagaggaagCCATTGCCGGAGACCACGAGGGCCTTCTGTCCTACCAGAGGGGACCCGCAGAGGCCGGCGGGGAGCTGACGAGACCCGGGGTCTTGCGGGACT GGTTTGGGGGACGGTCTGCCCAGGAGGACAGAGCGTGTGAGAGTAAGAGCACCACTTTCGAGGATCCAG TATCATCTACTCACCTCTTTCCTGTGAACCGTGTCATCATGCCTGGCTGTCAGATCAATGACTTGATGAAGCCTGAGGAAGAACATCAGGCACAAAGAGATGAACCTGTCCTGGAATTGGGACAGCCAAACTGGAGTGATGAAGAAGACTCCagctcctcgtcctcgtcctgcTCTTTCTCCCTGTGCTCTTCCTGGTCCTCATCGGACttcttgtcttcctcctcctcttaccTCTCCTTGTCctattcctccctctcttcctcctctctcccggATGTGGAAGTTACTGAAGAGGAGGTTTCTGGGGAACTCATCGTTCCCCCAAATATCCCCAGTCCtgtcccctctccctgctctgggGACAGCACTGCAGAGATGCAGGCCCAGGGGGAGAGCTCCAGCCACGCTGGAGAGGGGCCGAGTAGCGTGCAGGGGGCAGAAGTCTCTGAGCCATGTGGCCTTGAGGTGTTGTATGGGAAGGTGGCTGAGATGGTGGGGCTCCTGCTGCTCAAGTATATCTCTCAGGAGCTCCTCTCCGAGGCCGACATGCTGAGTGTCGTGTGCCCTGATGAGCCCGAGCTCTTGCCCGTCCTCTTCCCGCAGGCCCGTGAGTGTTTGGAGCTCACCTTTGGCATTGAGGTGGTGGAattggatccccagcagcacacctATGTCCTGGTCACTTCCCTGGACTTCCGCCACGCCAAGGCCACGTGCCCCGACTCTGGCATGCTGCAGAGCTGCCTGCTGCTCTTTGTCTTGGGCGTCATCAGTCGGGAGGGAGACTGGGCCTCGGAGGAGGCCATCTTGAATGCACTCAGTAGGCTTGGCTTGCAGGCTGGGGAGCAGCACGCCATCTTTGGGGATCCCAGGGAGCTCCTCAGCAATGTGTGGGTACAGGAGCAGTACCTGGAGTGCAGGCAGGTGCTGGGCAGTGATCCCCCACGCTCTGTGTTTCTGTGGGGCCCCAGCGCGCATGCTGCCACCCTCAAGGTGAAAGTCCTGGAGTTCTGGCTCAGTGCCAAGAGCAGGGCTCAGGACTCCTTCCACCTGCTCGATGAGACTGAGAAGGAGGAGCCGGCTGAGCTGGGATTACAGAACATTGAGAAAGCAGGGCGGGATTAG